The sequence TAGTGGTTGATATCTCGCTGGTCTAGATCATAGAAATGTTTTCCTTCGTCATGAAGACGAAGTGCTAGATCTAATCCGACAAATCTCCAATGCCATGGTTCGTATATGTAATATTTATTATTTGGCGGATAGGAGAGGATAAAGCCGTATTTATAAGCATTTTTGAGAAGCCACTGATACGATTGCGTCGTTTCGAATCCAGTAAGTCCGCCTCCTATGCTCGGAATGGTGAGGTCCACCGTAGTGCCGAGCTGATGTTCTGAATATCCCTGATCAGCAGAAAATGAATTCGCAGTCCCCGCTCCATAGATAACCGCATATCTCGATTTTATCTGTGATTGCACTTGAAATGAACGATACCCGGACGCAACTAAAAGCGGCATTTTATCCGCATTCGCGTCTTTCAGCATATCCTCCAAAAAAGGCTGAACTTTATCGTGAATCTGAAGCGGATACTCTTTATTAAAAATATATTTCGACGTAATAGTCGCGAGCCCAGTTGGTATATAGTTATCATTCAGAAAATATACTTTTGAATATTTAATAAGGAGCTGGGGGTCAGTCTCGATAACTTTATGAAGTACTTCAACTGTCCCACTCAATTTATCTACCGTGCCGGAGAGATCTTCCACCTTTTCCGAATAGGCTTTATTTTCTTTTTTTACTCCGCTTAGCGTGGTCGACAAATCCTCTTTTTCACCTTTAATTTGCGAGAGAGTTTCCTGCGTATCTTTGAGTTCAACTTCAAGTCCTTTTACTTTCTCCTCAAGGGCGATTTTCTGATCATTGAGTTTGGAAAAACGAAATCCGCCATAACCGATTCCGCCAAGTAAAATCAAAAGAATAGCGAGCAAAACCCAATTTCGCTTTATTTTTTGCCCTAATTTAGAAAGAAATTTGTTCACTTCGCCATTCTAGCATATCCGAAAAATATAGTTAAAAGGTTGCAATAAAAATTGCCAAATCTTTCGACTTGGCAATCTGTCTCTTTTTGAGAACGAAGCTAGAACCTGATGCCTCGGTATCCTGACTGGCTTCCGGACCGAACCGCCCAGCGATTATCGTAGGGCGACATAATGAGCGTCGAGCGGAACTGGCTCGGGTTCGACATAGTAAGAAGCTGGCCGATGTCCATATGCATTTCAGAATCGTGTTCCCTGAAGATGCTGTAGTTCGGGGGAGTGGACATCAGAATCCCCTCCTTCGTCCACGGCCGATCCTGATAAACTTCGTAAAGCCGAAGTGCCGGCTGGCTTTCATCGGTCTGGCTTTTCGCGAACTGGAGAAATGAGAGCCAGTGAGCCCATTCACCGATTTTCTCTCCGTTCGCGAGTATAAAGCCGATGCGCTTGTCTTTGGGCTGGAGCGAAGAAAGATAGAGAACACGAGCAGGTCCGCCCGGTAAGGCGTAGTGCAAATGCTTCTTCATCTCCTCCGCGCCCATAAGTCCGCTGTCATCGAAATTCTCCTTGTAGCCGACCTTGCCAACATCTCCGAGGAAAGTGACGAATCTCCTCATGCTTTCGGTATCGCCGTCGATACCAGGAAAATCGAGAAGCTCGCCTCTTTCCCGTACATACTGCAGGTCAACAAGCTCCGGACGTTCCGGAGGAAGTACGAGTATCCGGTTCCCAGCGGCGCAAGACACCACGAGATGGCGAGTGATGTAATTAACAATGACGCTGAAAATGGGGACGCCACGGCGGATGCAACTGATGGCAGAACATGCTCCAGTAATGACAGCGGGCGAACCGAAGTCATTTTCCCAGCGCTTTATACTATCTGCCTCGTTCAAAATATCTCCGATCCTTCTGTCTTTGGGACCTCCGTTCAAGAATAGCTTGAGCTGATTCGAACGATCGGTCGGATCGCTCACCCAAACAGTTCGAAATGTGTTCGGGTTACCGACACGAAACAGGTCTTCGCGATGTTTTTCCTCGCGCGAACCAATTTCTTCTGTCACCACCACTCCGCCAGAATCATACTGAGCCAAAGCTTCGCAAATCGTGATTTCCGGACCAGCATCCATGCCGAGAGTATCTTTCTTCCCGTATTTCGAAACGGGACGAAGTGCTTCTTCGACAGTGGAATTCCAAAAATCGTATGTGGCCTTGAGCCCTGCCTTGATCGCGGCATTGAGATGGGCAACTTCGACGCCCTGCATGGGAACCTCGCTTTCAGTTTTCAAAGATACATGAGCTGTATCAGCTTTGGGATGAATTCCCACTTCTTTACTAGTATGAATACTACATCCGAAGGAGAAAAATACAAGAAAATGCATATATTCATTTTAATAACAACAATGACAGAAAATGACAAAAAACACGCTTTCGGTTACCCAGGCACTCACTTTTTACAAAGTGAGTGCCTGGGTGTACTATACAAAAATGAAAATTACGAGTGCAGAGTTTAAAAAAGGCATTCGGGGGACTGATAAGATCCTCGGGGAACTCCGGCTTCAAATCCCCTTCATAGGCCGTTCGAACGTGGGAAAGTCGAGCCTTATGAATTTTGTCCTGAATCGGAAAAATCTCGTAAAATCCGGAAAAACGCCCGGTAAAACGCTCGAGATCAATTTTTTCCTCGTTAATAAAGAATTTTACTTTGTAGACTTGCCCGGCTACGGCTATGCAAAAAAGTCCGTCGAAATGCGAAACCAACTGGGAAGAATGATCCAGTGGTATCTTTTTGATGTCGAAGTATTCGAAAGAAAAATAGTGCTTGTCCTGGATGCCAAAGCCGGTCCAAGCGATATGGACATGGAAATGCTCCGGCTTCTACGTGAACACAATCGCGATCTTGTCGTAGTCGCCAATAAAATTGATCTCTTAAACCAAAAAGAGCGAAGTAAGAAACTAAAAGCTATTTCGAACCTAATGCCTGGAATTGAGATAATTCCCTGTTCTGCAAAAACAAAAGAAGGGCGCGAGGAGATTTTAAAAGCGCTTTCCGAGTAGAATCTAGCTTCGATTATA is a genomic window of Candidatus Paceibacterota bacterium containing:
- a CDS encoding D-alanyl-D-alanine carboxypeptidase family protein, giving the protein MNKFLSKLGQKIKRNWVLLAILLILLGGIGYGGFRFSKLNDQKIALEEKVKGLEVELKDTQETLSQIKGEKEDLSTTLSGVKKENKAYSEKVEDLSGTVDKLSGTVEVLHKVIETDPQLLIKYSKVYFLNDNYIPTGLATITSKYIFNKEYPLQIHDKVQPFLEDMLKDANADKMPLLVASGYRSFQVQSQIKSRYAVIYGAGTANSFSADQGYSEHQLGTTVDLTIPSIGGGLTGFETTQSYQWLLKNAYKYGFILSYPPNNKYYIYEPWHWRFVGLDLALRLHDEGKHFYDLDQRDINHYLLYIFNTKLTPDAGTTVQ
- the yihA gene encoding ribosome biogenesis GTP-binding protein YihA/YsxC; this translates as MTKNTLSVTQALTFYKVSAWVYYTKMKITSAEFKKGIRGTDKILGELRLQIPFIGRSNVGKSSLMNFVLNRKNLVKSGKTPGKTLEINFFLVNKEFYFVDLPGYGYAKKSVEMRNQLGRMIQWYLFDVEVFERKIVLVLDAKAGPSDMDMEMLRLLREHNRDLVVVANKIDLLNQKERSKKLKAISNLMPGIEIIPCSAKTKEGREEILKALSE